From the Paludisphaera mucosa genome, one window contains:
- a CDS encoding circularly permuted type 2 ATP-grasp protein: protein MQATHSDESAALFSGYKLASYDELFGPDRTPRPHYAPLYDRLIKLGPDEIERRHKVADLTMRNQGITFTVYGRDQGVERIIPFDPIPRLVSAAEWDGIERGLKQRVRALNLFIRDVYHNRSILKDRVVPAELIFGASGYRRDCLGLRVPKDIYIHVSGIDLIRDAAGEYLVLEDNCRTPSGVSYVLKNRQVMKQIFPFLFTEYNVRPVDDYTDKLLSVLRYIAPDGCDDPTVVVLTPGMYNSAYYEHSFLARQMGLDLVEGRDLVYDRGQIFRRTTRGLQRVDVIYRRLDDDFLDPLAFRPDSILGVAGLMGAYRAGNVGMANSLGTGVADDKGIYPFVPDIIKYYLGEEPIMNNVETYRPLVPSHRQHILENLEKLVVKAVDASGGYGMLIGPASTKAQREEFRRKIEDNPRGYIAQPTIQLSRHPTFIDGRLDGRHVDLRPFVLYGEDVFVLPGGLTRVALPEGSLVVNSSQGGGTKDTWVLHGSGADGRRAPGRPTPEERS, encoded by the coding sequence ATGCAAGCGACCCACTCGGATGAAAGCGCCGCGCTGTTCAGCGGCTACAAACTCGCGTCGTACGACGAGCTGTTCGGGCCGGACCGCACCCCGAGGCCGCATTACGCGCCGCTGTACGACCGCCTGATCAAGCTTGGGCCCGACGAGATCGAGCGCCGCCACAAGGTGGCCGACCTCACGATGCGCAACCAGGGCATCACGTTCACCGTCTACGGCCGCGACCAGGGGGTGGAACGGATCATCCCGTTCGACCCGATCCCCCGCCTGGTCTCCGCCGCCGAATGGGACGGGATCGAGCGCGGCCTGAAGCAGCGCGTCCGGGCCCTCAACCTTTTCATACGCGACGTCTACCACAATCGTTCGATCCTGAAGGATCGCGTGGTCCCCGCCGAGCTGATCTTCGGGGCGTCGGGTTATCGCCGCGACTGTCTCGGCCTGCGGGTGCCCAAGGACATCTACATCCACGTCTCGGGGATCGACCTGATCCGGGACGCGGCCGGCGAATATCTGGTCCTCGAGGACAACTGCCGCACGCCGTCGGGCGTCAGCTACGTGCTCAAGAACCGCCAGGTGATGAAGCAGATCTTCCCGTTCCTGTTCACCGAGTACAACGTCCGGCCCGTCGACGACTACACCGACAAGCTGCTCTCGGTCCTTCGCTACATCGCCCCCGACGGCTGCGACGACCCCACGGTCGTCGTGCTGACGCCCGGCATGTACAACTCGGCCTATTACGAGCACAGCTTCCTCGCCCGCCAGATGGGGCTCGACCTCGTCGAGGGCCGCGACCTCGTCTACGACCGGGGCCAGATCTTCCGACGCACGACCCGGGGCCTGCAGCGCGTCGACGTGATCTATCGCCGGCTCGACGACGACTTCCTCGACCCCCTGGCCTTCCGGCCCGACAGCATCCTCGGCGTCGCCGGCCTGATGGGCGCGTATCGCGCCGGCAACGTCGGCATGGCGAATTCGCTGGGGACGGGCGTGGCCGACGACAAGGGGATCTATCCCTTCGTCCCGGACATCATCAAGTATTATCTCGGCGAAGAGCCGATCATGAACAACGTCGAGACCTATCGGCCGCTCGTCCCGTCGCACCGGCAGCACATCCTCGAAAACCTGGAGAAGCTCGTCGTCAAGGCGGTGGACGCCTCGGGCGGATACGGGATGCTCATCGGGCCGGCGTCGACCAAGGCCCAGCGCGAAGAGTTCCGCCGCAAGATCGAGGACAACCCGCGCGGCTACATCGCCCAGCCGACCATCCAGCTCAGCCGCCATCCCACATTCATCGACGGCAGGCTCGACGGCCGCCACGTCGACCTCCGCCCCTTCGTCCTCTACGGCGAGGACGTTTTCGTCCTGCCCGGCGGCCTGACCCGCGTGGCCCTCCCGGAAGGCAGCCTGGTCGTCAACAGCTCTCAGGGCGGGGGCACGAAGGACACCTGGGTGCTCCACGGGTCCGGGGCCGACGGCCGCCGCGCCCCGGGACGGCCGACCCCCGAGGAAAGGTCCTGA
- a CDS encoding alpha-E domain-containing protein, translating to MLSRVAESLYWMGRYIERAENVARLLDIGLFIELDADLGGGERFSPVEIALTILACRDAFPLDVEAPSRDAVLRFLTFDRSNTQSILSMIARARENARGTQEAIGVDVWSEVNRLYLFLGGTRAQRKFVRGPSSLLNTIKNSCLLIDGMIQNTLPRDEVYHFLELGRHLERLDVLCRILRAKCPILTQQVEGTEAAMQLVRWTSLLRSCSAHGPFLRSERERVEPEGVIRFLVLDPEFPRSIRYSAARCQESLESISGGDDDAYGCEAERILGRLESDLRYLDVEEIFDRGLLRFLDSLQHTCHRVSDEIQRSFFLM from the coding sequence ATGCTCAGCCGCGTCGCCGAAAGCCTCTACTGGATGGGCCGCTACATCGAGCGCGCCGAGAACGTCGCCCGCCTGCTCGACATCGGCCTGTTCATCGAACTCGACGCCGACCTGGGCGGCGGCGAGCGGTTCTCGCCCGTCGAGATCGCCCTGACGATCCTCGCCTGCCGCGACGCCTTCCCGCTCGACGTCGAGGCCCCCTCGCGGGACGCCGTGCTCCGCTTCCTCACCTTCGACCGCAGCAATACGCAGTCGATCCTCAGCATGATCGCCCGCGCCCGCGAGAACGCTCGCGGCACCCAGGAGGCGATCGGCGTCGACGTCTGGAGCGAGGTCAACCGGTTGTACCTCTTCCTGGGCGGCACCCGAGCCCAGCGCAAGTTCGTCCGGGGCCCATCGAGCCTGCTCAACACCATCAAGAATTCGTGCCTGCTCATCGACGGCATGATCCAGAACACCCTGCCGCGCGACGAGGTCTACCATTTCCTGGAGCTGGGACGGCACCTCGAACGTCTCGACGTCCTGTGCCGGATCCTCCGCGCCAAGTGTCCCATCTTGACCCAGCAGGTCGAGGGGACCGAGGCCGCGATGCAACTGGTGCGCTGGACGAGCCTGCTGCGGAGCTGCTCGGCCCACGGCCCGTTCCTCCGCTCCGAGCGCGAGCGCGTCGAGCCCGAGGGGGTCATCCGCTTCCTCGTGCTCGACCCCGAGTTCCCCCGGTCGATCCGCTACAGCGCGGCCCGCTGCCAGGAGTCGCTCGAGTCGATCTCCGGCGGCGACGACGACGCCTACGGCTGCGAGGCCGAGCGGATCCTCGGCCGCCTCGAGAGCGACCTCCGCTACCTCGACGTGGAGGAGATCTTCGACCGCGGCCTCCTCCGCTTCCTGGATTCGCTCCAGCACACCTGCCACCGCGTCAGCGACGAGATCCAGCGCTCCTTCTTCCTGATGTGA
- a CDS encoding transglutaminase family protein produces the protein MLLRVQHETKLTYSNDVSETVFEARMGPPSEEDQTCLGYRLRITPGAPVTVYQDGFGNRVDLFNVYTPYRELLLRATSVVRTHRAAGGPKLAEIPFEPESEEFQAVDALEYRLPSKLVNHSPEMTSFLESIPRPKGSVLDVVEQLMSATRSRLVYEKKVTSSRTPVSEALALGRGVCQDFAHLFLGACRGFDLPARYVSGYIHEPGEIATHAWCQVWAGRNGWVDVDPTRGEIVGDDYVRIALGRDYVDVPPNRGIYRGQADESISVAVKVEPITRMPTDWGEWSEGSDAPWSAASWIQSERQSQRGRMTQMQSQSQANFRQQQGQQQQPD, from the coding sequence ATGCTGCTCCGCGTCCAGCACGAGACCAAGCTGACCTACTCGAACGACGTCTCCGAGACCGTCTTCGAGGCCCGCATGGGCCCCCCGTCCGAGGAAGACCAGACCTGCCTCGGCTATCGCCTGCGGATCACCCCCGGCGCGCCGGTGACGGTCTACCAAGACGGCTTCGGCAATCGCGTCGACCTGTTCAACGTCTACACGCCCTACCGCGAGCTGCTGCTGCGGGCGACCAGCGTCGTCCGCACCCACCGGGCGGCGGGCGGGCCCAAGCTGGCCGAGATCCCCTTCGAGCCCGAGTCCGAGGAATTCCAGGCGGTCGACGCACTCGAATACCGGCTCCCCAGCAAGCTCGTGAACCACAGCCCGGAGATGACCAGCTTCCTGGAGAGCATCCCCCGGCCGAAGGGCTCGGTCCTCGACGTCGTCGAGCAGCTCATGTCGGCCACGCGGTCGCGGCTCGTCTACGAGAAGAAGGTGACGTCGTCCCGGACCCCCGTCAGCGAGGCCCTGGCGCTGGGGCGCGGCGTCTGCCAGGACTTCGCCCATCTGTTCCTGGGAGCCTGCAGGGGCTTCGACCTGCCGGCTCGTTACGTCAGCGGATACATCCACGAGCCCGGCGAGATCGCCACCCACGCCTGGTGCCAGGTGTGGGCCGGCCGCAACGGCTGGGTCGACGTCGACCCGACCCGCGGCGAGATCGTCGGCGACGACTACGTGCGCATCGCGCTCGGCCGCGACTACGTCGACGTGCCGCCCAACCGAGGCATCTACCGCGGCCAGGCCGACGAGTCGATCAGCGTTGCGGTGAAGGTCGAGCCGATCACCCGCATGCCGACCGACTGGGGCGAGTGGTCCGAAGGCTCCGACGCCCCCTGGTCGGCCGCATCCTGGATCCAGTCGGAACGCCAGTCCCAGCGCGGGCGGATGACCCAGATGCAGTCGCAGTCGCAGGCGAACTTCCGGCAGCAGCAGGGCCAGCAGCAGCAACCGGACTGA
- a CDS encoding glycosyltransferase encodes MTPLQSTILWIYAGIILIWPIRWIALKIILSRGEFLTPDSPRLDVADPPLVSAVIPAKDEELMLDACLSAVRDQDYPNLEILVVDDRSEDRTLEIARRHEAADYRVRVVQNESLPPGWTGKTYVLHKHAAMARGQWLWFLDADTKHEPPYLKVMLEYARANDAAMVSLLPELRCETFWEKVIQPLAGIVLMQSFPPRKVNDDSSKLAFANGQSILVTRKAYDAAGGHRAVRDRFVEDIGMAFKVKGLGLPIRLALTKGLVTCRMYASLGQLVRGWSRILFDAFDRKPWRLILKLLDPIVFCQSGHVILLVALGLTASGHGGPFSGWLLGLSLVHHALMYAVFRIIYDISVPGSRYVATFPLGNLVTDYILIRAIQMCVTGKVAWRGTSYDASLSNAQDDAEV; translated from the coding sequence ATGACTCCGCTGCAATCGACGATCCTTTGGATCTACGCCGGGATCATCCTCATCTGGCCGATCCGCTGGATCGCCCTCAAGATCATCCTGAGCCGCGGCGAATTCCTCACGCCCGACTCGCCTCGGCTGGACGTCGCCGATCCCCCGCTCGTCTCGGCCGTGATCCCGGCCAAGGACGAGGAACTGATGCTCGACGCGTGCCTCTCGGCGGTCCGCGATCAGGACTATCCGAACCTGGAGATCCTCGTCGTCGACGACCGCAGCGAGGACCGGACCCTGGAGATCGCCCGGCGGCACGAGGCGGCCGACTACCGCGTCCGGGTCGTCCAGAACGAGTCCCTCCCCCCCGGCTGGACCGGCAAGACCTACGTCCTGCACAAGCACGCCGCGATGGCGCGCGGCCAATGGCTCTGGTTCCTCGACGCCGACACGAAGCACGAGCCGCCGTACCTGAAGGTGATGCTCGAATACGCCCGCGCGAACGACGCGGCGATGGTGAGCCTGCTCCCCGAGCTGCGCTGCGAGACCTTCTGGGAAAAGGTGATTCAGCCGCTGGCCGGGATCGTGCTCATGCAGTCGTTCCCGCCTCGCAAGGTCAACGACGACTCGTCGAAGCTCGCATTCGCCAACGGCCAGTCGATCCTGGTGACCCGCAAGGCGTATGATGCGGCCGGCGGCCACCGGGCGGTGCGCGATCGGTTCGTCGAGGATATCGGCATGGCCTTCAAGGTGAAGGGGCTGGGCCTGCCGATCCGCCTCGCCCTCACCAAGGGGCTGGTGACCTGTCGGATGTACGCCTCGCTCGGGCAATTGGTGCGAGGCTGGAGCCGGATCCTTTTCGATGCATTCGATCGAAAGCCCTGGCGGCTGATCCTCAAGCTGCTCGACCCGATCGTCTTCTGCCAGAGCGGCCACGTGATCTTGCTGGTCGCCCTCGGATTGACGGCCAGCGGCCACGGCGGGCCGTTCTCCGGGTGGCTCCTGGGGCTGTCGCTCGTGCACCATGCCTTGATGTACGCGGTCTTCCGGATCATCTACGACATCTCGGTGCCCGGCTCGCGGTACGTGGCCACGTTCCCGCTCGGCAACCTGGTGACCGATTACATCCTGATCCGCGCCATCCAGATGTGCGTCACCGGCAAGGTCGCCTGGCGCGGGACCAGCTACGACGCGAGCCTCTCGAACGCCCAGGACGATGCCGAGGTCTGA
- the larC gene encoding nickel pincer cofactor biosynthesis protein LarC: protein MRVGYFDCFSGVSGDMTLGALVDAGVDGRAIQQAVTSLGLPGELSFETVKRGGMRATYARVETPHEHAHRHWHHIEAIIDKGALTPRQKDLAKRIFLKLGEAEARVHGVDLAKIHFHEVGAVDSIIDIVGSAVGLDLLGVDRFECSAVPPGRGWIKAEHGRMALPAPATAEILKGVPLADSPVEMEMTTPTGAAIVTTVAERFGPLPSLTVEAIGLGAGTREVAGQANVLRIFVGVLSTSPNGDRVFMLETNLDDLPGEVVGYTTIKLLEAGALDVFTTPIQMKKNRPGVMVSVLCDEAQIPAMEAILFRETTTLGIRRFPVSRHKLSRKAVEVETEFGVVRGKLGWLENRPPTFSPEYDDCARIASERGVALRDVFDSASAAYVRKAAESAPAPAPEHPHVH from the coding sequence GTGCGCGTCGGATATTTCGATTGCTTCAGCGGCGTCTCCGGCGACATGACCCTGGGCGCGCTCGTCGACGCGGGGGTCGACGGCCGCGCGATCCAGCAGGCCGTGACGAGCCTCGGCTTGCCGGGTGAACTGTCGTTCGAGACGGTCAAACGGGGCGGGATGCGGGCCACTTACGCCCGCGTCGAGACGCCCCACGAGCACGCCCACCGTCACTGGCACCACATCGAAGCCATCATCGATAAGGGGGCCCTCACCCCTCGGCAGAAGGACCTGGCGAAGCGAATCTTCCTCAAGTTGGGAGAGGCCGAGGCGCGGGTGCACGGCGTCGACCTGGCGAAGATCCATTTCCACGAGGTCGGCGCCGTCGACTCGATCATCGACATCGTCGGCTCGGCCGTCGGGCTCGACCTGCTCGGCGTCGACCGTTTCGAGTGCAGCGCCGTGCCGCCGGGTCGCGGCTGGATCAAGGCCGAGCACGGCCGCATGGCCCTGCCCGCCCCGGCCACCGCCGAGATCCTCAAGGGGGTCCCGCTCGCCGACTCGCCGGTGGAGATGGAGATGACGACCCCCACCGGCGCGGCGATCGTCACGACCGTCGCCGAGCGGTTCGGCCCCCTGCCCTCGCTGACCGTCGAGGCGATCGGCCTCGGCGCGGGGACCCGCGAGGTCGCCGGCCAGGCCAACGTCCTGCGGATCTTCGTCGGCGTGCTTTCGACGTCGCCCAACGGCGATCGGGTGTTCATGCTGGAGACGAACCTCGACGACCTTCCCGGCGAGGTCGTCGGCTACACGACGATCAAATTGCTGGAAGCGGGCGCGCTCGACGTCTTCACCACGCCGATCCAGATGAAGAAGAACCGCCCGGGCGTCATGGTGAGCGTCCTCTGCGACGAGGCCCAGATTCCGGCGATGGAGGCGATCCTGTTCCGCGAGACGACGACCCTGGGCATCCGTCGGTTCCCGGTGAGCCGCCACAAGCTCAGCCGGAAGGCCGTCGAGGTCGAGACCGAGTTCGGCGTGGTGCGCGGCAAGCTCGGCTGGCTGGAAAACCGGCCGCCGACCTTCAGCCCCGAGTACGACGACTGCGCGCGGATCGCCTCGGAACGGGGCGTGGCCCTCCGCGACGTCTTCGACTCGGCGAGCGCCGCGTACGTCAGAAAGGCGGCCGAATCGGCCCCGGCTCCGGCCCCGGAACACCCCCACGTCCATTGA
- a CDS encoding RNA polymerase sigma factor, whose translation MEPEALGRLLDRHAAALTLFARQLCDAPEDVVQEAFLRMSVLERAPENPGAWLFRVVRNLALDASLAAGRRRKHEAKAAAKAVAWFEDARLQGPDSVDPAEAERVLAGLPREEREVIVAHLWGGLTFEQIAESSGTSSSTAHRLYVRGLESMRERLGVPCLNRKKPI comes from the coding sequence ATGGAACCGGAAGCGCTCGGACGACTGCTGGACCGCCACGCCGCCGCGTTGACGCTCTTCGCGCGTCAGCTCTGCGACGCGCCCGAGGACGTCGTCCAGGAGGCCTTCCTGCGGATGAGCGTCCTCGAGCGGGCGCCCGAGAACCCCGGCGCGTGGCTCTTCCGGGTCGTCCGGAACCTGGCCCTCGACGCCTCGCTCGCGGCCGGCCGGCGTCGCAAGCACGAGGCGAAGGCGGCCGCGAAAGCGGTCGCCTGGTTTGAGGACGCTCGGCTTCAAGGTCCCGATTCCGTCGACCCGGCCGAGGCCGAGCGCGTCCTGGCCGGTTTGCCTAGGGAGGAGCGCGAGGTCATCGTCGCCCACCTCTGGGGCGGGCTCACATTCGAGCAAATCGCCGAATCGTCCGGGACGTCGTCGAGCACGGCTCACCGCCTTTACGTCCGAGGCCTGGAGTCCATGAGAGAACGCCTGGGGGTGCCATGTCTCAACCGGAAGAAGCCGATCTGA
- a CDS encoding DUF1559 domain-containing protein, with amino-acid sequence MEHRIGLLLACLVVVCGPPSTTAYGDVLETFLDDQVAAVCRIRLDRVDAVKLGEALGDAAAFAKPYAAWIDALRKAGAHDLYILATLENLPPRPSTQPVALVPLVAGADAQAIGALLCGGAEKGGPAGWTTCASIRGAVLAGDDAALDRARNLKAVARPDLVAALESAGDVAAVAAFAAPGDLRRVVDELTTVLPAELGGGPTSILTRGLKWATASLQMGPSTTIRLLVQAEDASAAKELAAVGGKGVQIMLGSKEIGSFVPQIKSLAEAVSPRIDDDRIVIDFAGDAASRWARAFVDPMVEANNRATCMRNLMQIALAMHNYLSVHGTFPPAYLADAAGKPLLSWRVLILPYLEQDALYKEFHLNEPWDSPHNKALVARMPEVLACPSKRGGSPPAGTTIYKTPRGAGTAFTGPVGITIKDVTDGTSNTIMVLETPLDQAVVWTRPDDWDVPANLDPKAVLTRHLGGAHTALMDGSVRFLRDAISAETLRSLLTPAGGEVVGPDS; translated from the coding sequence ATGGAACATCGAATCGGCTTGCTCCTCGCCTGTCTGGTCGTCGTCTGCGGACCACCATCGACGACGGCCTACGGCGACGTGCTGGAGACGTTTCTCGACGATCAGGTGGCCGCCGTGTGTCGGATTCGGCTGGATCGCGTCGACGCCGTCAAGCTCGGCGAGGCGCTGGGCGACGCCGCAGCGTTCGCGAAGCCCTATGCGGCCTGGATCGACGCCCTGCGGAAGGCGGGCGCGCACGACCTGTACATCCTCGCGACCCTGGAGAACCTCCCCCCGAGGCCGTCCACGCAGCCGGTCGCCCTGGTGCCGCTCGTCGCCGGCGCGGACGCCCAGGCGATCGGGGCCTTGCTCTGCGGCGGCGCGGAGAAGGGGGGGCCGGCGGGTTGGACGACTTGCGCCTCGATCCGCGGGGCCGTCCTGGCGGGCGACGACGCGGCGCTCGATCGGGCGCGGAACCTCAAGGCCGTCGCGCGTCCCGACCTCGTCGCCGCGCTGGAATCCGCGGGCGACGTCGCCGCCGTCGCCGCATTCGCGGCGCCCGGCGATCTGCGTCGCGTCGTGGACGAGCTGACGACCGTGCTGCCGGCCGAACTGGGCGGCGGCCCCACCTCGATCCTCACGCGAGGCCTGAAATGGGCCACCGCGTCTCTCCAGATGGGGCCGTCGACGACGATCCGCCTCCTCGTCCAGGCCGAGGACGCCTCGGCCGCAAAGGAACTCGCCGCCGTCGGGGGCAAGGGAGTTCAGATCATGCTGGGATCGAAGGAGATCGGCTCGTTCGTCCCCCAGATCAAGAGCCTGGCCGAGGCGGTGAGCCCCCGGATCGACGATGACCGAATCGTCATCGACTTCGCGGGCGACGCCGCCTCCAGATGGGCCCGGGCCTTCGTCGACCCCATGGTCGAGGCGAATAACCGGGCGACCTGCATGAGGAACCTGATGCAGATCGCGCTGGCGATGCACAACTACCTCTCCGTGCACGGCACGTTTCCGCCGGCCTACCTCGCGGATGCGGCCGGGAAGCCGCTGTTGAGTTGGCGCGTGTTGATCCTGCCCTATCTTGAGCAGGACGCGCTCTACAAGGAGTTCCACCTGAACGAGCCCTGGGACTCGCCGCACAACAAGGCCCTCGTCGCCCGCATGCCCGAGGTCCTCGCCTGCCCCTCGAAGCGGGGGGGATCGCCGCCGGCGGGGACGACGATCTACAAGACGCCACGAGGCGCGGGGACGGCGTTCACCGGGCCCGTCGGGATCACGATCAAGGATGTGACGGACGGGACGTCCAATACGATCATGGTCCTGGAAACGCCCCTGGATCAGGCGGTCGTCTGGACGCGGCCCGACGACTGGGACGTCCCGGCGAATCTCGATCCCAAGGCCGTCTTGACGCGTCACCTCGGCGGAGCCCATACGGCGTTGATGGACGGCTCGGTCCGATTCCTCCGCGACGCGATCAGCGCCGAGACCCTGCGCTCGCTGCTGACGCCCGCCGGGGGCGAGGTGGTCGGCCCCGACTCCTGA
- a CDS encoding HD domain-containing protein, with translation MHDKYKKQFRVGAATLKLRRQIALEAARRLLDAFDVAKDDPIPLDRLEAATEADFYAAKRKAAAVLGHRVRPGDLPSDDEIREQLVVLQKQRAEDADEEESGDEAAPPEPADETPVPSLAEAIDRFAVYRLRLTPLEGVKQNPETHPEGDALYHSLQVFQHARDARPYDEEFLLAALLHDVGKAIDLRDHVAAAVDGLRGAVTERTLWLIAHHMDLVADRYRALGVKQRREIDESEFAEDLKLLRECDDAGRVPGVVVETLEEALAYIRGLESEEYLDA, from the coding sequence ATGCACGACAAATACAAGAAACAATTTCGCGTCGGCGCCGCGACCCTCAAGCTTCGCCGGCAGATCGCCCTCGAAGCGGCCCGCCGGCTGCTCGACGCGTTCGACGTCGCCAAGGACGACCCGATCCCGCTCGACCGCCTCGAAGCCGCGACCGAGGCCGACTTCTACGCCGCCAAGCGGAAGGCCGCCGCCGTGCTCGGCCATCGCGTGCGCCCCGGCGACCTCCCCTCCGACGACGAGATCCGCGAACAGCTCGTCGTCCTCCAGAAACAGCGCGCGGAGGATGCGGACGAGGAGGAGTCCGGCGACGAAGCGGCCCCCCCGGAGCCCGCCGACGAGACGCCCGTTCCCTCGCTGGCCGAGGCGATCGACCGCTTCGCCGTCTACCGGCTGCGGCTGACGCCCCTCGAAGGGGTCAAGCAGAACCCGGAGACGCATCCCGAGGGCGACGCGCTCTATCACAGCCTGCAGGTCTTCCAGCACGCCCGCGACGCCCGGCCCTACGACGAGGAGTTCCTCCTCGCCGCGCTCCTGCACGACGTCGGCAAGGCGATCGACCTCCGCGACCACGTCGCCGCGGCCGTCGACGGGCTCCGGGGGGCCGTCACCGAGCGCACCCTCTGGCTCATCGCGCATCACATGGACCTGGTCGCCGATCGCTACCGCGCCCTCGGCGTCAAGCAGCGCCGGGAGATCGACGAATCGGAGTTCGCCGAGGACTTAAAGCTCCTGCGCGAATGCGACGACGCCGGGCGCGTGCCCGGCGTCGTCGTCGAAACGCTCGAAGAGGCCCTCGCCTACATCCGCGGCCTGGAAAGCGAGGAGTATCTCGACGCCTGA
- a CDS encoding DUF937 domain-containing protein, translated as MSIVDVIKNQLSGDVLGKLSAAIGEPEDKTQAAAGAAVPSVLSVLANSVLTGKGLDGLLGALRNFEGTDVIASLKAPSSGGSVSPPAGGDILGSLLGPNLSTLINILSKFSGLGATAMKTLMTYLGPIILSAIAAQLKGKGGLSPANLTSFFTTEKANITKALPAGLSLADMPSIPGVPTPKVPDAGVPSWLLPVVALGLIGAAAWFFLKSPAEGPLPEVPVPPPMNRPNVTPPAPVDTAKIPPAPTDAAVTIPSVDEVTKSLSDVYTGATQALVDVKDVATAETAAPKLTDLGSKLDLVKPLWDKLPAEAKAAVAKVTVDHLDTFKALVAKAVELPGVGDKLKAILDALVAKLAGFTA; from the coding sequence GTGAGTATCGTCGACGTGATCAAGAATCAGCTCTCGGGAGACGTCCTGGGCAAGCTGAGCGCGGCCATCGGTGAGCCCGAAGACAAGACGCAGGCGGCCGCCGGCGCGGCGGTGCCGTCGGTATTGTCGGTCCTCGCCAACTCGGTCCTGACGGGGAAGGGCCTCGACGGCCTGCTCGGGGCGCTGCGGAACTTCGAGGGGACCGACGTCATCGCGTCCCTCAAGGCCCCGTCCTCGGGCGGTTCGGTCTCACCCCCCGCCGGCGGCGACATCCTGGGGTCGCTGCTCGGCCCCAACCTCTCGACGCTGATCAACATCCTGTCGAAGTTCTCGGGCCTCGGCGCCACGGCGATGAAGACGCTGATGACGTACCTCGGCCCGATCATCCTGAGCGCCATCGCCGCCCAGCTCAAGGGGAAGGGGGGCCTGAGCCCCGCCAACCTGACGAGCTTCTTCACGACCGAGAAGGCGAACATCACCAAGGCGCTGCCCGCCGGCCTGTCGCTGGCGGACATGCCCTCGATCCCCGGCGTGCCGACGCCCAAGGTCCCCGACGCGGGCGTTCCCTCCTGGCTGCTGCCGGTCGTGGCGCTCGGCCTGATCGGCGCGGCCGCGTGGTTCTTCCTGAAGTCCCCGGCGGAGGGCCCGCTCCCCGAGGTCCCCGTCCCCCCGCCGATGAACCGACCCAACGTGACGCCCCCGGCCCCGGTCGACACGGCCAAGATCCCACCCGCCCCGACGGACGCCGCCGTCACGATCCCCTCGGTCGACGAGGTCACGAAGAGCCTGAGCGACGTCTACACCGGCGCGACCCAGGCGCTCGTCGACGTCAAGGACGTCGCCACCGCCGAGACGGCCGCGCCGAAGCTCACGGACCTGGGGTCGAAGCTGGACCTGGTCAAGCCGCTCTGGGACAAGTTGCCGGCCGAGGCCAAGGCCGCCGTCGCCAAGGTGACCGTGGATCACCTCGACACCTTCAAGGCTCTGGTGGCCAAGGCCGTCGAGCTCCCCGGGGTCGGCGACAAGCTCAAGGCCATCCTCGACGCCCTCGTCGCCAAGCTGGCCGGCTTCACGGCCTGA